Genomic window (Sphaerodactylus townsendi isolate TG3544 linkage group LG12, MPM_Stown_v2.3, whole genome shotgun sequence):
ttcatatcAGGCTCCAAGCAGCAAATGTACTTCTCCTGCAGTTTGTGGGAGATTATTGGTTAGGGCAAAACAGCTCTTGGGAGATTATTGGTTAGGGCAAAACAGCTCTTTCATGTCAAGACCTCACCCTAAACTTTATACACAGACTTCTGGACCACAGAGCTAAGCTTTGAGTATTCTTCGGGGGTCTCAGACAGAAGAGCATTTCCAACATCACTGGCCTTTTAACAGGAGACGATACAATGATAGAATCTGGGACCTGGTATTGGACCCAACATCTAGAAAGTCAAAGATCACAAGGGAAATACTACAGCACAGAACCGAAAGTGTTAAAAGGGACCTGGGACGCTTTCTTCAAGGCATTCTCCTGCTTGATGGAGAAAACTTTCACATACACCTTCATCAGTTTCTGTTAGCAGCGTGAACTCATGGGGACTAGCACAGGCTGGAGGGAAGACTGCTCAAATTGATTGCAAGAGTTGGAACACACTGATCTTCTTTGTTCTATGCAGTCTCACCAGAGCACTTTCAAGAACACATCATACCCATCAGCTAACATTTAACTTCACATTAGTACGTTCATACCAAGAAGTTACAAAACAGATCTAAATTAGTAAACAGAGCTCAGTGATTACTTGTGTACAGCCTAATCCATAAGAACATGAAATGTGTAAGAGCTCTAAGCAACGGTAATTATTGTGCTCGACAGGGGAGAATTAACTGAATTCCAGGGAAAAGAAATTAATAATTATCAGAAACACAGTTGTCACCGTTGTTGAGAAACATTCAAGCCAGTTACCTTTTTTCGTCGAGAACCTGATTTGATCATGCAGGACCTATCCAAAGAGAGGTAGCCCCCTATCACCTCAATCTCATTCACAGTGGGGTAGCGCTTTTTGAGAAGCTGGCCCAAATTTTGGTGGGCCACATCACTCCTAGCTTTCACTcggctttcttcttcctcttcctcctcctcctcctctggcagcTGAGCTCTGCTGAAGGTCTCCAGTGCAGCATTAGGGGGCTTCCTTTTGGGCACAATGGTAAAGGTGTTACTACTTTTCTCAGAACAGGTGGCATAATCAGCAGGGTGGGGCCTGTACACGGGCACGGCCAGGTCCTCCACTCCAATGGAGGAATCACCTTCTTGGAGCACATCAAAGCCCTCAAGCCTTGGACTCAGGACTTTCAAGGGGGCCAAATCTCCAAAATCCAGTTCAACCAGGTCGTCATCGATGTAAGTCACAGGCACCAAAGTCTCTGCCTGCTTCTCTGGGGTAGCTGGCAGTACCCCTCCTGGCAAACTTGGGGGGACTTCAGTAGGTTCCAATGGTCTGGAGGCTTCCCCTTTATGGTGGGGCACAAAAAGAAAGGAGTTTCGAGAGTTAAGGCGCAGGCTGGCCAAGGCCTGCGCTTGGAGATCATGAGCAGGGATGGCAGCCAGGTCTGGCCTGGGGGCCGGGCGGATCTCGAAGGAGCCGTTAGAGCAAAGGAGCGCTGGGGGCCGGGCTGAGTTGGCCGTGGCACTGCTATCCAAACTGGCACTAGACTGCTGGGCGGGGAGCTGCGGGGTCTCAGTAGCCCCCTCAAGCTTTGGCTTCCACGAGTTGGCTCGATTCGGCAAGGCAGCAACGGAGCTTGGCGATGGCACTGGCTTGGGTGCAGCTCCCACCTGTCGGTTTCCGCCCTCAGATGGCATGGGCGTAGCAGCCACCCCAGGCTCCACAGGCCCGTTACTAAGTGCAGGGGTGGGATTTTCTGACACAGGGCAGCATGCACGGGGGTTCACCACGAAGGAATTGGAGCCAGTCTTCTGCACAAAGCCTCCGGTCGGGTGGCCGCGTGGAAAACAAGGACGGGCCGTGAGAGCCAGCAGCGCAGGCGTGCCTTCCTGAGGAGGGTTTGGCACCACCGGCTGCAGCCGAGCGACCTCGCCAGCCCTCCACCGCCCTCGCCCCACGCTGCCCCGGGGCCGCCGGTCAAATTTCTGCAGCAGCCGACTGACCCTGCCGGCTTCAGGCTCGGGACCGCCACTGCCGGCACGGGACGAGGAAGCCGGCGACGATGACTCAGACTCATAGATGACCACTTCAGCAGCTCGAATCTCGGTGACAGCAGCCCCGGCACGTGACAGCAGGTCCCGGAAGGGATCTTTGCTGCAGGGGGAGctcgggggcggcgggggggcggcagcggaggaggaggaagtgggtcGCCCCAGTTTCGGGCAGTCGAGGCCGTCTCCTGATTTCTGGGTCGGTCCCGGAGCCGCCGTGGCCGATTCCGCCTCCCGGGATTCGATGATGAGGATGTTGTCAGCCCGGATGGTGCGGATGCCCGGGACGGAACTGTACAGCTCCAGCAGTTGCGCCAAGGCCGGAGGGTCGGAGGCGGCCGCCGGGGAGGAAGAAGATGAGGTGGGCCGAGGAGGAGACGGCAGGAACCGCCTGCGCCGCCGTCGCCGCTGCTCGCCCTCCAGCCGAATGAACGGGTTCTCCCTCAGAGGGCCCAGGCTTTCGGCCACCACGAACCGCTCCTTCGCCGCCTcgccctccttccctgcctccgACGGCGGCTTCGCGTCCGCCTCCAAGCCCCGGTGGAATTCCACACCGGCGGCCAGCTTGGCCCGCTTCCGCTCCAGCAGCGCCCGCTTCCATGCCGGCAGTCCCGGCGCGGCCGCTCCACAGGCCGGAGGGCTCGTCATGGTGACGGCAAAAGCCCCCTCAGACACCCGCTTGCTCGGTGCCGCGCCGCCGCTCTGACCCGCCGCTCCTCTCGACTTCAGGCACCGGCAGCAGCGGCGGTGCCGCCCAGAGGGCAGACGACGGTGATTGGGCGAGAGACGAAGAAATAGGCTCGGGTGGCGGCGTCGCTGATTGGCTCGTATTTTACAGGGCGAAAGTTTCTGGCGAGGGCGATCGCTATTGGTCACGGAGGGGTCTTAGAAGATGCCTATTGGACAAAAGTGTCCGGCGCAGTTTATTGGGTATGAGAACAAGTCCTCGTCTTCGTGCCTTCTTATTGGACAAGGATGAGGTTCGAAACTGGCCTATTGGGCAAGACGTTCAGCTTTGTAAAACGGAGGTAGGCGGCAAAACGGATTGGTCAAGGAACTgatcctccccttccccattgcCTTCCTCGTATTTCAATCAGATAAGAGTACGGCAGAAGTGGAGATAAAAGATCCAGGTAGTGGCTGGTGCCTGTAGCCTGTATAGAGAGTTAAAGACGGGTACTTATTTAGATTATTTCTATCTTTGTTCTCTATTGAAAAGCCTTTCCTGTCCTTTTCCTCGAAGTAACTGCTTAACTCGGTGCATCGGGGAAAACTAACCCAGGGCGAGGGAAAGACAAGAACAATTCTAGGAAAACTTGGTGTCCTGCAGGTCTCATTATAGAAAATTACAAGAGCATTGGCTCTATATGAACATTATATAAATAGAACCCCACCGTCTCAAACTAGAAATATCTGCTGTTTCTAAATGCCTCTCGGAATTCCAAAGGAAAGGCCGTCCAGTTTTTTTTTGTGCTCAGTAGCTGGTACTCCAAAGTATATTCTCTCCATACATGAAGGGCTTATTCCATTTGGCAATCGTGGCTAGTAACCGGTGAACACAAAAAGCATGAAAGcagccatgttggatcagacTAAAGGTCCATCTAGGCCAGTAGCGCTCACTCTGCTGCTTGCAGAGAGCCACATTCACAGTTACCATTAACTAAAAAAGACACCCGACTATTGTATGTCCTGTGTGCCGCCACTCCAAACACACCCATTCAAAAATATGTGGATATTAATATCAG
Coding sequences:
- the TPRN gene encoding taperin; translation: MTSPPACGAAAPGLPAWKRALLERKRAKLAAGVEFHRGLEADAKPPSEAGKEGEAAKERFVVAESLGPLRENPFIRLEGEQRRRRRRRFLPSPPRPTSSSSSPAAASDPPALAQLLELYSSVPGIRTIRADNILIIESREAESATAAPGPTQKSGDGLDCPKLGRPTSSSSAAAPPPPPSSPCSKDPFRDLLSRAGAAVTEIRAAEVVIYESESSSPASSSRAGSGGPEPEAGRVSRLLQKFDRRPRGSVGRGRWRAGEVARLQPVVPNPPQEGTPALLALTARPCFPRGHPTGGFVQKTGSNSFVVNPRACCPVSENPTPALSNGPVEPGVAATPMPSEGGNRQVGAAPKPVPSPSSVAALPNRANSWKPKLEGATETPQLPAQQSSASLDSSATANSARPPALLCSNGSFEIRPAPRPDLAAIPAHDLQAQALASLRLNSRNSFLFVPHHKGEASRPLEPTEVPPSLPGGVLPATPEKQAETLVPVTYIDDDLVELDFGDLAPLKVLSPRLEGFDVLQEGDSSIGVEDLAVPVYRPHPADYATCSEKSSNTFTIVPKRKPPNAALETFSRAQLPEEEEEEEEEESRVKARSDVAHQNLGQLLKKRYPTVNEIEVIGGYLSLDRSCMIKSGSRRKKMKISFNESSLQTMFEYPSESSLVEAEENGDEEYATEVDEKPALIIPRPNSIQSSNAVNSGLSSYTPKHSVEFSKWQEQQYEEIPPSTGAFPRDASLPGNQDMLTPADKSSLSDFGSEPALYF